The genomic interval tcattgatgtgattcattatttttttaattttttataaaaatgttaaattcatctcaacctactccatacatttcaacttaaaaaattaaactcatctcaatgagATCTACAAAATTCTATTATtcataactcaactcaactcatttcaacatccaaatcaTGTAGCCTCTTAGCTAGCCTTGTTTGTTTAGTGAAactatcatttcatttcatctaatcattacaactttttcaaacttccaaacaaaatgtaataaacaattcaactttttcaaaactaaaaaaaaatattatattaaaaatttatattctaataatattttattcaacttttaactttcatttcatatcaattCATTAATATCCAAATCAGGATATTATATAtctcaactttcatttcatttcaacttactaACATGATCTCAACTTTCAGCTATACATGACACATGATGACgcagaatattatatatttggactgaaaaataataatgaaattatgcAATTTAATAATGCACAATTATGCAATTATGCAAAAATAGTAATTACGTTAGCATAGTTTAATGCATCTTTTGTTTGGAGTATTCTGGCAGAAACCGTGTGCGCGCATGACGGTACTGGTGGTCATGTACAGAGTGCATCATGTACTGTAACATTATGTCCAAACTcatgcatgtttttttaatattatttattaagtatgtaatgatgttttaaatttatattaataatataaatattataatatttatttcatatatctatCTCTCCTAACTAAACTTGATCGGCGAAtttaatgcatgcatgacatgatACACGATTAAATTAACAGAAACTATTGGTGCGTGCGGATCATATGAGTTGAATTCGTTGATACAATGATCacattacatataatatatatatatatatatatatatatatatgtgaaagaTGGACCATTAATATTGCAGTAGCCAaatccaaaaattaaattaaaggacaCATtcgtgtgtttgtttttgtgcAGATCCTTGATTCTTCTGAtctgcatcatgcatgcatgcatgctaccATACGTGCGTGCAATTGGGCCCAATATTTTCgcttaaatatatacatatatatatatatatatatatatatttcaatactCACATGCTTGGCACTAGCCTAAGTACCACAAGGGCAGACGTGCCGCTCAAACAACTCATCTTCGATCGcccttaaaaacaaaacatgtatatgtatatgttccTTATGATTCCAAGAAATGCAGGCACATTATAATGATCCCATtcatgagggagagagagagagagagataagagatGATTAACATTTTCGACCCTTTCAGTttcgaaaaatatatatatatgtattacaaCGTACTCTTTAATTtctaattgagaaatgatacttgcagtcgtgagcgtgcagtcgccgtgcagtcgctttgaaaaaaatgaataaataagggacccacctgaaaagaaattaattttttaatagtagactccactctttttcaaagtgactgcacggcgtttacgcattccacgactgtatgtagcattactctttccaATTAAAGAAGTTACAGAACGTACATGCCTaagctttatttattattgcaAGGAGCCAGCTATAGCTCCATTtattgaatattaatttcaGTGCTGATCAATAATATTACACAAGCGATCGAGAGGGACAGAGCCTCCGGTTGATAAGGAGCAGTACTTAAGCGTTCCTCTCAAACATAACAGGAAGGACGCTACCATCCAAGGCCAACAACCTCTTCCCATTCTCAACCAAACCACCAGCAGTTCCACAGTTAAACCTACACGTGGGACAAACATCGGTAGGACACCATGAAATCTCGTAGATATTGTCTCCGACGGCAGCTTTCACTAGTCGGAAGTAATTGCCGGTACTTAGCCTGCCTTGGTCTTCTCCGGTGACAATCAATCTCCTTTGGCTCTCAGGATCTCTCTCGCCAAGCTTCCATGCAGTTGACTGCACACAGATCGTGGACGCAGAGAACACAATCCTCAAGTCCCTATTCTCCCTGATCACCGTATCTTCCTCAGCGAAAGGTGTGAAGATAACAGGGAAGCCTTCCGGGCCTGAAACATTCTCTTGGCCAACGTAAAACGGGCACGAGTCATTACGATTAATCAAGGTGAAACGGCCGCCATTGTCAGTAATAGCAGGATTGATGTAGTATTCTACACCACGTTCAAGAGGACGTCCCTCACTGTCAAGCACAGGAGAGGGAGAGGATGATGGTTGGGCTACTACTGCAGAGATGGCCAAGACTAGCCAAATGGAGCCAAGACTGCCAATCAATCCGATCATCTTCATTTCGAGTATTCTCGTACAACAAATGAATTTGCGAAGGAACAATTTCTGGGCTTTTAAGAATAATACTTGTGTTAATTCGTATTTGGTGTCTGTCTTGGCCAATGGCCATGGCGAGGTATTTATAGATTCGGTGCGTGTAtgtttgcatgcatgccaaTTATGAGATGGGTCGTGAAAGAATGCATGGGGAATAAAAGTCCAAGATTCTTATcttctttaatcataattacGTGTACCAAACGATCATCGAGGTGACAACCAATACTTCTGCAAGCAGTCTGCACGTGTGAGAGCCGAGGTGGTCGTTTATGTACAACACAGTTCTGGGTAACAAAATTGTCTACGGAGTTTTGAGGCCAGACATGACAACAATGGAAGATTTTACAAGTTTTCACCAAAATTGCAGTTGTGAAGATAATATGCAATATACATAGTTTTGGACAAACTCAGCTGAGCTGGGCCACTTATTTTGAAGCTTGGATTGTCCCGATGTCAGCAGCTAGCTAGCCCAatattcacacaaaataataaGCCTACACACAAGCCTATCTATCTCTTTCATGGCTGCTGCGGGCTGATGGTGCCTAATTAAAGGGAATCTTCAAAGCAGTGGAAAAAACTGCAATTTTTGCTCCCAATATTTCAAGCTTGGCAACTGTTGGGGGATCTCTAATTTCTTGTTTGAAAATAGATCTCATTAtaaacatcttatctcatcttatctcattttcaaacataattcaaatacaaaattttcaaactaatcattacaacatttctAAACTTAACAACTACTAGATAATGTCTAAGAATtcaattttcattaataatcGCATATCTATATATGGTATCCACAAAACAATATTGCTGATGATCTATAGCCCTTTCCACATGCGAATATTACGCATATATAGAAATTACACATTTTAtcttttgaatattaatattgctaCTATGCCTTATCATTTTGCCCCCTCATTTTGACTACTAgctcatgcatttaattttttttaaatttttttttcttaatggttaaggaagtaactattaaagtatttgtattttttttattttttaaaaatatttaaatatgtttaaaaaatatttgaaataaaaaacaaaaaaataataaaataaaagtgcaaTTTGCACTAGGCGGCACATTAATGAGCAAGCGCCTGCAGGtggcagagtagcaccgctctttaTGTTTTATGATTAACCCTAATTTGCAaaaatcctagctagctagttggtGCAATTAAAGGTTacaatctcatatattttaaatattggaAATTAACAAacgttttaaattttgtatcttAAAGTACTACTATCACATTAATTGATAcaatattgtaataattagttcgttttaatttgtaagattatattctgatatctatatatctttaattatgCTTTTGGTTGATTCTAAAtgttgttcttgttattttgttcttgttattgAAGATAAGTTTGGTGATCACTTATAATTATTGTTTCGATATacagaaagaaaaatgtaatcCGTACATAGTAAACCGATTAATTTTATGACTGTCGTATGACAATATATATTTGCgtcacttaattaattatattctcTAGTGGCATTTGGGTTACTTAATTTAATATCACCATATATGTAATATCTTCGAGGGTCAGAAAATCGTAATAGGGTTATAAAGAGCGATTCAACAATTTGCATAATTTGGAGATTCATGACATGAATTTTAAATCGATTATTTCAATGttgataaaaaagtataaaaaaaatcatatacaatGCAATTCAAACatttaacatcatatatataaaagagtataaaatataaatttattgactaatttcaataaaaatattatatgaatttaaatagtttcaataaatatgtaattcaTGAATTGAACCTCAATTGTCAACAATTTTTTACCTAATATACGAAGAAGATAAAGATCATTAAGTCATAAACACAGGGTAAAGGTAGTATTTTATTCACAACcacaaattcaatataaaataacattcaTTCATCTCCTAATTCTTTTGttcaatgaaagaaaataaagagctacatgttttatgttttgattttctatgatttttgctgaataaaatgatgaaaaatttattaaatatatatatgtttagtttTATCATActttttacaagaaattttaaaaaaataaaaatctcaattattagaaaatttaaaaaataaatacaattttgaATCAGTTGGAATCAGCCCAAATCGGTTTAAAATTAGCTAGAGTCGGTCTAAATTGATTAATTGAAGTAGTTCAATGAACGATTCAAAATGTTcattaaaattgatttgatttcttATCAAATTCAATTTGAATTGGTTGAATGGAACTGTTTTTTTcgaattttgaatatttttaatgttgTATGGTGTAAGATTTTAGTGTGACTAAATATTGGTTTAAAACTTtaactacatttttttaaaagaagagtaCGTAccgtcctttttataaaaaataaaaaataaagaatgtcAAATTCCTCGAACCAAGCATTCcagaaatttttcatttcattagcCTTtcatcattgtaattttttaaaatttttaaacaaaatataataaacaattcaattttttcaaatttttaaacaaaaataatattttatttaactttcatttcatcttaattcactattcaaacctccCATTAATCAGCACAAGTTACTTATTAAGTTATggataataattagtttgagcaTGAATCAATTTcgtaccaaaataaaaaataaaaaatagaaagtggGATTAAGATTAATTACTTTTAAATGCAAATAATATTATAGCATGCATGGTATGAtgtaaaatttaacaaaataaaatccaatTTTGTTAACAACGTACGTTATGTGGAAAGATAGATAGATAGCCAAATCCCAAAAAAGAagatttgtgttttgttttcgaGCATATCCTAATTGATAATACTTCAGTACTACTTCACCCCAGCTTCAactgctgcatgcatgcttacGTACAAATGAGTGGCCATTTCATGAGCTTGATGTTGATtccttggagagagagagagagagagagagagagagaaagagatcccttttattttgaatacatatataatacaatattatttcaaacaaGTTGAAgttagaattaaaataggtatgGCTGAGCATTATTTAGTATCCATTATAAGCAGCACTAACAAATTCAAGCCTTCCTCTCAAACATAACAGGAAGCACGTTTCCATCCAATGCAAACAGCCTCTTCCCATTCTCAACCAAACCACCACCAGTCCCACAATCAAACTTACAAATGGGACAAACATCCGTCGGACACCATGAAATCTCGTAGATATTGTCTCCGACGGCAGCTTTCACTATCCGGAAGTAATTGCCGGCACTTAGCCTGCTTTGGGCTTCTCCGGTGACAATCAATCTCCTTTGGCTCTCAGGATCTCTCTCGCCAAGCTTCCATGCAGTTGACTGCACACAGGTCGTGAACGCAGAGAACACAATCCTCAAGTCCCTATTCTCCCTGATCACTGTATCTTCCTCAGCGAAAGGTGTGAAGATAACAGGGTAGCCTTCCGGGCCTGAAAGATTCTCTTGGCCAACGTACAATGGGCACGAGTCATTGCGATCAATCAAGGTGAAACGGCCGCCATTTTCAGTAATAGCAGGATTGATGTAGTATTCTACACCACGTGCAAGAGGACTTCCCGCACTGTCAAGAACAGGAGCGGGAGAGGATGATGGCTGGGCTACTACTGCTGATATGGCCAAGACCAGCCATATGCTGCCAAGGCTTCCAATCAATCCGAGCAACTTCATTTCGAGTACTAATTCTCGCAAAACAGATGAATTACAATTTCTGGGTTTCTGagtttgtaatttgtatttGGAATTGGTGTCTGGGACGAAGGCCAGGGCGTGGTATTTATAGATTTGGTGTGGGGCGTACGTGTTATGTATCATTGAGATGAGTCGTGGAAGAGTGGTGAAGAAAAGTCCACTACTCTTATCCTGTTTTGACTTTTTTATATTACACGTGTAATTAATAACTAGTAATGTAATTGCACACCGGAAGACAAGACTTCTAGAACCTGCGTTTGAGGTTGTCTTTCCAATTGGATACGGTTCCGGGCGGTGAACCTGTCTTGGCAGTTC from Juglans regia cultivar Chandler chromosome 2, Walnut 2.0, whole genome shotgun sequence carries:
- the LOC109011739 gene encoding kunitz type trypsin inhibitor 104-like; amino-acid sequence: MKMIGLIGSLGSIWLVLAISAVVAQPSSSPSPVLDSEGRPLERGVEYYINPAITDNGGRFTLINRNDSCPFYVGQENVSGPEGFPVIFTPFAEEDTVIRENRDLRIVFSASTICVQSTAWKLGERDPESQRRLIVTGEDQGRLSTGNYFRLVKAAVGDNIYEISWCPTDVCPTCRFNCGTAGGLVENGKRLLALDGSVLPVMFERNA
- the LOC109011765 gene encoding kunitz type trypsin inhibitor 104-like produces the protein MIHNTYAPHQIYKYHALAFVPDTNSKYKLQTQKPRNCNSSVLRELVLEMKLLGLIGSLGSIWLVLAISAVVAQPSSSPAPVLDSAGSPLARGVEYYINPAITENGGRFTLIDRNDSCPLYVGQENLSGPEGYPVIFTPFAEEDTVIRENRDLRIVFSAFTTCVQSTAWKLGERDPESQRRLIVTGEAQSRLSAGNYFRIVKAAVGDNIYEISWCPTDVCPICKFDCGTGGGLVENGKRLFALDGNVLPVMFERKA